Proteins encoded together in one Drosophila albomicans strain 15112-1751.03 chromosome 2R, ASM965048v2, whole genome shotgun sequence window:
- the LOC117576223 gene encoding dorsal-ventral patterning protein tolloid, with protein MGHKIHSMLFKVKLISLCIGLLIIALLPHLSRANKDADNCNFNFNEQSEDFEIFKTSEQGNFNTRTKYDAHLNSKHTSIKTKIWQKGNTNILRRSQRGKRSKSSYNLPSTLIKVPPAPPMIWTDASANAQLSQRMRRAVTVRKDRTWDYGVIPYEIDSIFSGAHKALFKQAMRYWENFTCIKFVERDVKLHSNYIYFTVKSCGCCSFLGKNGNGRQAISIGRNCEKFGIIIHELGHTIGFHHEHARGDRDKHIIINKANIMRGQAYNFDVLSPEEFDEPLLPYDYNSIMHYAKNSFSKSSYLDTITPIGLHPGVQIELGQRRRLSQGDILQANLLYKCAACGRTFQQNSGQIVSPHYIYTDNSLLSNVEGSGDVGDEPQHVGASHNAPSLNVCEWRITATNGERIILHLQELQLLHSSNCTQDYVEIRDGYWHRSPLVRRICGRNINESEMITTETSRMLIKYVNNNAALGYRGFKARFEVVCGGDIYLTKDQSIDSPNYPLEYMPNKECIWRITAPANHHVAIKFQSFFIEKHDRCIYDYIEIRDGARSDSKLIGRFCGDKLPPNIKTHSNQMFIKFVSDGSVTRLGFSAALMLDVDECKFMEHGCQHICINTLGSYQCGCHAGYELQSNGRTCEDACGGVVNATMSNGTLYSPSYPDLYPNAKQCVWEVVAPPNHSVFLNFTAFDLEGTKLQYTKCSYDYLIIYSKLRDNRLKKIGIFCGNELPPIVNSEQNILRLEFYSDRTIQRNGFVAEFIVDIDECALNNGGCQHRCRNTYGSYQCSCRNGYTLHKNGHNCTETKCKFEITSSKGVLHSPNYPNDYARNIFCYWHFQTVLGHRIKLTFNDFDVESHQECIYDYVAIYDGRSENSSTLGVYCGGREPYAVIASSNEMFMVLKTDAGLQRKGFNATFLSECGGYLRATNNTQIFYSHPRYGIRPYERNMYCDWRIESDPESSVKIKFLQFEIEYSERCEYDFLEVTEEGNAMNTIHGRFCGKRKPPVIVSNSDTLLLKFQTDYDNSLRGFAISFIAVEPPDNDTGEDLDAAVTPFPGYFRNMYAEMAEGSD; from the exons ATGGGACACAAAATACATTCCATGCTATTCAAAgttaaattgatttcattatgTATTGGATTACTAATAATTGCATTGTTGCCCCACCTTTCTCGTGCTAATAAGGATGCTGATAActgtaatttcaatttcaacgaACAGTCCGaagattttgaaatattcaag ACATCTGAGCAAGGGAATTTCAACACTCGGACAAAATACGATGCACACTTGAACTCTAAGCACACCagcatcaaaacaaaaatatggcAGAAGGGCAACACAAATATCTTGAG AAGAAGTCAACGAGGAAAGCGTTCCAAGTCATCGTATAACTTGCCATCTACACTGATAAAGGTACCACCTGCTCCTCCCATGATTTGGACTGACGCATCCGCGAATGCACAGCTTTCACAACGAATGCGTCGTGCCGTTACAGTACGGAAGGACCGAACATGGGACTATGGTGTAATACCTTACGAGATTGACTCCATCTTTAGTGGTGCCCACAAGGCTCTCTTTAAGCAGGCCATGCGTTACTGGGAGAACTTCACATGTATTAAGTTTGTGGAACGGGATGTTAAGCTGCATTCAAACTATATCTATTTCACAGTCAAGAGTTGCGG ATGCTGCTCTTTTCTTGGAAAGAATGGGAACGGACGACAAGCAATTTCCATAGGGAGAAACTGTGAAAAATTTGGCATCATCATACACGAGTTGGGCCACACAATTGGCTTCCATCATGAGCATGCCCGTGGCGATCGAGACAAGCACATCATTATCAATAAGGCTAATATTATGCGGGGTCAGGCGTACAATTTTGATGTGTTGTCTCCCGAAGAATTCGACGAGCCACTCTTACCATATGACTATAACTCTATCATGCACTACGCCAAAAACTCATTTTCTAAGAGCTCTTATCTGGATACCATCACACCCATCGGTCTGCATCCTGGTGTGCAAATTGAATTAGGTCAACGTCGTCGCCTGAGTCAAGGCGACATTCTGCAGGCCAATTTGCTTTACAAGTGTGCCGCATGTGGACGCACCTTTCAACAAAATTCCGGACAGATCGTGTCTCCCCATTACATCTATACTGACAACAGTCTACTTAGCAATGTAGAGGGAAGTGGCGACGTAGGTGATGAACCGCAGCACGTTGGTGCTAGCCATAATGCTCCATCGTTGAACGTCTGCGAGTGGCGAATAACGGCTACAAATGGTGAACGTATCATACTCCATCTGCaggagctgcagctgttgcattCGAGCAACTGTACGCAGGACTATGTTGAGATTCGCGATGGCTACTGGCATCGCTCGCCACTTGTGCGTCGCATATGCGGAAGGAACATCAACGAGAGCGAGATGATCACCACGGAGACAAGTCGCATGCTAATTAAGTATGTCAACAACAATGCAGCACTTGGATATAGAGGATTCAAAGCGCGTTTTGAAG TGGTCTGCGGCGGAGATATCTACCTGACCAAGGATCAGTCCATCGACTCTCCGAACTATCCCCTGGAGTATATGCCCAACAAAGAGTGTATTTGGCGCATCACAGCGCCGGCTAATCATCATGTTGCCATAAAGTTTCAGTCTTTCTTTATAGAGAAGCATGATCGATGCATTTACGACTATATTGAGATCAGAGACGGCGCTCGCAGCGACTCTAAGCTAATTGGGCGCTTTTGCGGCGACAAGCTGCCACCTAATATCAA aacgCATAGCAATCAAATGTTTATCAAATTCGTGTCGGATGGCTCTGTTACAAGGTTGGGCTTCTCCGCAGCTCTGATGTTGGATGTGGACGAATGCAAGTTTATGGAGCACGGCTGTCAGCACATTTGCATCAATACCTTGGGCAGCTATCAGTGTGGATGTCACGCCGGCTATGAGTTGCAGTCCAATGGCAGAACCTGTGAAG ACGCATGTGGGGGTGTTGTGAATGCAACTATGTCCAATGGCACCTTGTATTCTCCTTCATATCCTGATCTCTATCCAAATGCCAAGCAATGTGTCTGGGAAGTGGTTGCGCCTCCAAATCATTCTGTCTTCTTGAACTTCACGGCTTTCGATCTGGAGGGCACTAAGCTGCAGTATACGAAATGCAGTTATGACTACCTGATCATATATTCAAAGCTGCGGGACAATAGGCTTAAGAAGATCGGCATATTTTGTGGAAACGAGTTGCCACCAATCGTTAATTCCGAGCAGAATATTCTGCGGCTCGAGTTTTATTCGGATCGAACGATTCAACGCAACGGATTTGTGGCTGAATTTATTGTAG ATATCGACGAGTGCGCACTGAACAATGGTGGCTGCCAGCACAGATGCCGCAACACATATGGTAGCTACCAATGCAGCTGTAGGAATGGTTACACACTCCACAAAAATGGCCACAATTGCACGGAGACAAAGTGCAAGTTTGAGATCACCTCCTCCAAAGGGGTCCTCCACAGTCCCAACTATCCCAACGACTATGCacgcaatatattttgctacTGGCATTTCCAGACGGTTCTGGGACATCGCATCAAGCTGACTTTCAATGATTTCGATGTGGAAAGCCATCAGGAATGCATTTATGACTACGTGGCCATCTATGATGGTCGCTCGGAGAATAGTTCGACACTAGGCGTCTATTGTGGTGGCCGCGAACCTTATGCGGTAATTGCATCCAGCAATGAAATGTTTATGGTGCTCAAGACGGATGCGGGACTACAACGTAAGGGCTTTAACGCAACCTTTCTGTCAGAGTGTGGCGGCTATTTGCGTGCCACGAATAACACCCAAATTTTCTACTCACATCCTCGCTATGGCATTAGGCCGTATGAGCGGAATATGTACTGCGATTGGCGTATTGAGTCCGATCCGGAAAGTAGtgtcaaaatcaaatttcttCAATTCGAAATCGAGTATTCGGAGCGATGCGAGTATGACTTCCTCGAGGTCACTGAGGAGGGCAACGCTATGAATACTATACATGGTCGCTTTTGCGGGAAAAGGAAACCACCAGTGATTGTTTCCAACTCAGACACTCTACTGTTAAAGTTCCAAACGGATTATGACAATTCTTTACGCGGCTTTGCTATATCTTTTATTGCCGTTGAACCACCAGACAATGATACTGGCGAAGATTTGGATGCGGCGGTGACTCCATTTCCTGGCTACTTCAGAAATATGTATGCAGAGATGGCGGAGGGCAGTGACTAG
- the LOC117576221 gene encoding protein abnormal spindle: MSAFEITVTPSRIKQKKRVEGREPAIVVMAPFSAKAIVQFEDVPIGKTAKRIVRIMNPSDEDIEVRVTRPIKEDHNLSLEWMERSVPARDEVVMELVWNPQIDVACKETLQLLDNRNFRKDVMIILKSKSMQPSRTTRKFPTIGKTLQLKSPTSSTKMLKNSTAAAAVQQKKRVSSCNSSSAVATATAVKQSWRNSAAAARTKTSTSTVTAQAPLSERNVYRAASNISPQGRNLKENVSPKTPGSVINLIDKMQFTPIVEVSHDAKSLPDNLVNWPTPTLNLPGQTAAHNAEELHPRRLPSSMDEEQTISNRTFDVKLSETMNISADTLDGSRNDLLQQTPSITLNKTTTIVPAMQMRALACIREEDSSPPNMAGQMPSKIRDLKRDIHVVGSPLRKYSESMKNLSLLSPQSKIAIQGSMPNLNEMLPLRSIEQNRYYQQSQQIPSSANTFLDNSDSSEISVVSQQDVLFNQCEILAQSSHCNLHEAVKKTHKIDHLALTHIQQRRSKETKVSSGHKRRSHELSFSDAPSSESIHRNETMAISPPKRQRYEPSCYTPTNASARNSKAWPHAQSKKFKLSQTMSLLKKPVEPRKTRQQTSVKLYDSDLYMQSYINPDPFAASTTVDPFLASTMYLDEEAVERHQTDFKKWLNALVSIPADLDADNNSKIDVGKLFNEVRNKELSLAPTKEVQSMNYLTTFRLETLRRAAVELFFSEQMRLPCSKVAVYVQKQALRIRSDRNLHLDVVMQRTILELLLCFNPLWLRLGLEVVFGEKLHLQSNRDIVGLSTFILNRLFRNKFEEQKYSKAYTLTEEYAETIKKHTLQKTLFLLLFLDQAKQRRIIKHNPCLFVKKSPHKETKDILLRFSSELLANLGDITRELRRMGYVLQHKQTFLDEFDYAFNNLAIDLRDGVRLTRVMEVILLRDDLTQQLRVPAISRLQRIFNVKLALGALQNANFQLGGDITAADIVDGYREKTLSLLWQLCYKFRSPKFNAAARVLQLWWRRRWLHVFIRRRIRDRAAIRIQAAFRGHQMRKFVKLYRVERLQATIVLQKYTRRYLAQKHLFEMYQKIVSIQAWWRAQRLGRLVRQEFFHLRESTIFLQRIFRRRMFSKKLLAYAARERLQRDQIHQAAASCIQLHWRALRCAREQRKTYVHQRQLIIFVQNRWRGKRLAQQKRKDFLILREAAVILQNRYRARLEMLRCYQRYNLQRRSAIILQRYWRATIKMRKQHESYHKLKTAVRVLQIKYRARFQMRRQRQEYLRLRNAAVFLQTLYLARLEMQQVRRTFVKDRQCIVNLQQRWRATLEMRRQYRSYQQLRFHSIVLQNKFRARVQMRRQRDDFTKMKNSVIKIQRLYRARQLMRTQRAQFVRLQQSVVLIQQRFRSFRQMRYISAKYRGTRAAISCLQMHWRNYLLTKRQRRTYLHLRDAAITIQRHYRAHLAMRKDRDSYQHLKQITIQVQHRYRAQLSMRVQRATYEYERALIMQMQQRIRAKLAMISVKNNYQRERQAAVRIQVWWRSFLAMRLYRGNYQRVRTSTITLQRKWRATIQARVHRQMFLATIQKARLLQGWVRSLMLMRQQRAQYQRQREAAVVIQRHYRARLAMITTRIQYQRLRSVTISIQLKFRARQCMIKKRNEFLQLRKTAIHLQQKFRGKRLVLVLQKQFRLLTQCTGNFQAHARGFLARKRFQALMTTEMKELLRQKRAAKVIQCYWRGYLTRRKQRHAGLLVIRQRLLQLRQQATAINSVRSKIQDSVRILRGRFIASDALPVLNQLDRLSRTVPHLLMWCSEFMSHFCYGIMAQAIRSEVDKQLIERCSRIILNLARYNSTTVNTFQEGGLVTIAQMLLRWCDKDSEIFNTLCTLIWVFAHCPKKRKIIHNYMTNTEAIYMVRETKKLVARKEKMKQNARKPLVSAFSRYEQQTPTFQPRSLPSLEPDFGIIRSSPYTFISSVFAFDTILSKLRIDLI, encoded by the exons ATGAGCGCCTTTGAG ATTACTGTAACGCCATCGCGTATTAAGCAAAAGAAGCGAGTCGAAGGCCGCGAACCGGCTATCGTGGTAATGGCTCCATTCTCAGCCAAGGCAATTGTGCAGTTCGAAGATGTTCCCATCGGAAAAACAGCAAAGCGTATTGTGCGTATTATGAATCCCAGTGACGAGGATATTGAG GTCAGAGTAACAAGGCCCATCAAAGAGGACCACAATCTCAGCCTGGAATGGATGGAACGTAGTGTTCCAGCTCGCGACGAGGTTGTCATGGAATTAGTGTGGAATCCACAGATTGATGTTGCCTGTAAAGAAACACTGCAGTTACTCGACAATCGCAATTTTCGCAAAGACGTTATGATTATTCTGAAGTCCAAAAGCATGCAACCATCAAGG ACAACTCGTAAGTTTCCTACAATTGGCAAGACGCTGCAGCTCAAGTCTCCGACTAGCAGTACTAAGATGCTCAAGAATAgtacggcagcagcagctgtgcaaCAAAAGAAACGTGTGTCCAGTTGCAATTCCAGTTCAGcagttgccacagcaacagcagtaaagCAGTCGTGGCGCAacagcgctgctgctgcacgtACAAAGACATCCACATCTACAGTGACAGCTCAAGCGCCTCTAAGCGAGCGGAATGTGTATAGAGCTGCATCAAATATTTCTCCTCAGGGGCGTAATCTGAAAGAGAATGTTAGTCCGAAGACTCCTGGCAGTGtcatcaatttaattgataagATGCAATTCACACCTATTGTCGAAGTGTCACATGACGCAAAATCATTGCCTGACAATCTTGTTAACTGGCCCACTCCCACATTGAACTTACCTGGACAAACTGCAGCACATAACGCAGAGGAGTTGCACCCACGTCGTCTGCCCTCCTCAATGGATGAGGAACAAACCATTTCTAACCGGACATTTGATGTAAAACTGTCCGAAACAATGAATATCTCTGCAGACACTTTAGATGGTTCACGCAACGATCTGTTGCAGCAGACACCATCGATTACGCTTAACAAGACCACGACAATTGTGCCAGCCATGCAAATGCGTGCTTTGGCATGCATACGAGAAGAGGACTCAAGTCCACCAAATATGGCAGGCCAGATGCCGTCGAAAATACGTGATTTGAAGCGAGATATTCATGTTGTGGGCTCACCGTTGCGCAAGTACAGTGAATCTATGAAGAATCTATCGCTGCTATCCCCACAATCAAAGATTGCCATACAAGGTTCGATGCCCAATCTTAATGAAATGTTGCCGCTTCGTTCCATTGAACAGAATCGTTATTATCAGCAATCGCAACAGATACCCTCGTCAGCGAACACGTTCCTCGATAATTCAGATTCCAGCGAGATAAGCGTTGTTTCCCAGCAAGATGTGCTGTTCAATCAGTGCGAGATTCTGGCACAATCGAGCCACTGTAATTTACACGAAGCAGTAAAGAAAACGCACAAGATCGATCACTTGGCACTGACCCATATTCAGCAGCGTCGTAGCAAGGAAACAAAAGTAAGCAGCGGCCACAAGCGTCGCTCACATGAATTGAGCTTCTCGGATGCCCCCAGCAGCGAATCAATTCATCGTAATGAAACTATGGCCATTTCACCACCGAAGCGACAAAGATATGAACCCAGTTGTTATACACCAACCAATGCCTCTGCGCGTAACTCCAAAGCATGGCCGCATGCGCAGTccaaaaagtttaaattgtcTCAAACGATGTCGCTGTTGAAAAAGCCGGTTGAACCGCGCAAGACACGACAGCAAACTTCCGTTAAACTTTACGATTCCGATCTGTACATGCAGTCATATATTAATCCAGATCCTTTTGCTGCAAGTACCACTGTCGATCCATTTTTGGCTTCAACTATGTATTTAGATGAGGAGGCTGTAGAACGTCACCAAACAGACTTTAAAAAGTGGCTAAACGCTTTAGTTAGCATACCAGCAGATTTAGATGCAGATAACAATAGTAAAATCGATGTGGGCAAGCTATTCAACGAGGTGCGTAATAAGGAGTTGTCATTGGCGCCCACCAAGGAGGTGCAATCGATGAATTACTTAACCACGTTTCGTCTGGAAACACTGCGTCGCGCTGCAGTTGAACTGTTCTTCAGCGAACAAATGCGCTTACCGTGCTCCAAAGTTGCCGTTTACGTCCAAAAACAGGCGTTGCGCATTCGAAGTGATCGCAACCTCCACCTAGATGTGGTCATGCAGCGCACAATACTCGAGCTATTGCTCTGCTTCAATCCGCTGTGGCTGCGTCTGGGCCTAGAAGTAGTGTTTGGAGAAAAGCTTCATCTGCAATCGAATCGCGATATTGTCGGCCTCAGTACATTCATTCTGAATCGTCTGTTTCGCAACAAGTTCGAGGAGCAGAAGTACAGCAAGGCGTATACTTTAACCGAAGAGTACGCGGAGACCATAAAGAAGCACACGCTACAAAAGACTTTGTTTCTTCTGTTGTTCCTGGATCAAGCTAAACAACGACGCATTATCAAGCATAATCCATGCTTGTTTGTCAAGAAATCGCCACACAAGGAAACAAAAGATATTCTTCTACGCTTTTCATCTGAGCTGCTGGCGAACCTAGGCGACATCACACGTGAATTACGCCGCATGGGATATGTATTGCAGCATAAGCAGACATTCCTTGACGAGTTCGATTATGCCTTCAACAATCTGGCCATCGATCTGCGAGATGGTGTGCGTCTAACACGGGTCATGGAGGTCATCCTGCTGCGCGATGATCTCACCCAGCAGTTACGGGTTCCAGCGATTTCTCGCTTGCAGCGTATATTCAACGTTAAGCTCGCTTTAGGGGCCTTGCAAAATGCCAATTTCCAGCTCGGTGGGGACATCACCGCAGCTGACATCGTTGATGGCTATCGGGAGAAGACATTGTCGCTGCTCTGGCAATTGTGCTACAAGTTTCGATCGCCCAAATTTAATGCTGCTGCTCGTGTTCTGCAGCTGTGGTGGCGACGTCGCTGGCTGCATGTTTTTATTAGACGTCGCATTCGTGATAGAGCTGCGATTCGCATACAAGCCGCCTTCAGGGGTCATCAAATGCGCAAGTTCGTTAAATTGTATCGTGTAGAGCGCCTACAAGCTACAATCGTTCTACAGAAATACACTCGTCGCTACTTGGCCCAGAAACATTTGTTTGAAATGTATCAGAAAATCGTTAGCATTCAGGCTTGGTGGCGTGCGCAGCGCCTGGGTCGCCTGGTGCGTCAAGAGTTCTTCCATCTGAGAGAATCTACAATATTCCTTCAAAGGATTTTCCGTCGCCGCATGTTCTCGAAGAAACTGCTGGCGTATGCGGCTAGAGAACGCTTGCAACGTGATCAAATACAtcaagctgctgcttcttgcaTCCAACTGCATTGGCGTGCTCTTCGCTGTGCGAGGGAACAGCGAAAAACTTACGTTCATCAAAGGCAATTGATAATCTTCGTACAGAATAGATGGCGAGGTAAGAGACTCGCTCAGCAAAAACGCAAAGATTTTTTGATTCTTCGAGAGGCGGCTGTAATTTTGCAAAATCGATATCGTGCTCGTTTGGAGATGCTTAGGTGCTATCAACGTTATAATCTTCAACGTCGTAGTGCTATAATATTGCAGCGTTATTGGAGGGCTACAATCAAGATGCGTAAACAGCATGAAAGCTATCATAAACTCAAAACCGCTGTGAGGGTGCTTCAGATAAAGTACAGGGCTCGATTTCAAATGCGCCGGCAACGACAGGAGTATTTGCGACTGAGAAATGCTGCAGTTTTCCTGCAGACGCTATATCTAGCTCGTCTGGAAATGCAACAGGTGCGACGTACTTTTGTGAAGGATCGACAATGTATTGTTAACTTGCAACAACGATGGAGAGCAACGCTTGAGATGCGACGACAGTATCGCTCTTATCAACAGCTGAGATTTCACAGCATCGtgctgcaaaacaaatttcgGGCACGAGTGCAGATGCGGCGGCAGCGAGATGATTTCACTAAGATGAAGAACTCCGTTATAAAAATCCAGAGATTATATCGCGCTCGACAATTGATGAGGACACAGAGAGCGCAGTTCGTGCGCCTTCAACAGTCAGTTGTACTTATTCAGCAACGCTTCCGATCCTTTAGACAAATGCGATACATAAGTGCCAAGTATCGCGGCACCCGAGCTGCTATTTCTTGTCTCCAGATGCACTGGCGCAACTATTTGCTGACCAAAAGACAGCGTCGCACTTATTTACATCTTCGTGATGCAGCCATAACCATTCAGAGACACTACCGTGCTCATTTGGCTATGCGCAAAGATAGAGACAGTTACCAGCAtctaaaacaaattacaattcaAGTACAACATCGCTATCGTGCTCAGCTGTCCATGCGAGTGCAACGTGCCACATATGAATATGAGAGAGCActtattatgcaaatgcaacagaGAATACGCGCTAAGTTGGCTATGATATCAGTAAAGAACAATTATCAAAGAGAAAGGCAGGCTGCAGTCCGTATACAGGTCTGGTGGCGAAGTTTTCTAGCTATGCGATTGTATCGTGGAAACTATCAACGGGTTCGCACAAGTACAATAACATTGCAGCGTAAATGGCGAGCTACTATACAAGCACGTGTACACAGACAGATGTTCTTGGCAACTATTCAAAAAGCGAGATTACTACAAGGTTGGGTGCGGTCCTTAATGCTAATGAGACAGCAGCGTGCTCAGTAccagaggcagagagaggCTGCCGTTGTAATCCAACGTCATTATCGGGCTCGTCTAGCTATGATCACTACAAGGATTCAATATCAGAGACTAAGATCGGTTACCATTAGTATTCAGTTAAAGTTCCGTGCCAGACAATGTATGATTAAGAAGCGCAATGAGTTCTTGCAACTTCGAAAGACTGCAATTCACCTGCAACAAAAGTTCCGTGGGAAACGTTTGGTATTGGTTCTACAAAAGCAATTCCGCCTCTTGACCCAATGCACTGGCAATTTCCAAGCGCATGCACGTGGTTTTCTTGCCCGAAAGCGTTTCCAGGCTCTAATGACTACGGAAATGAAGGAGCTTCTGCGTCAAAAGCGAGCGGCGAAAGTTATTCAATGTTACTGGCGGGGATATCTTACTCGTCGAAAACAACGACATGCCGGTCTTTTAGTTATTCGACAGCGTCTATTGCAGCTTCGTCAGCAGGCTACAGCTATTAATTCGGTACGGTCTAAGATTCAGGACTCAGTTCGAATTTTGCGTGGCCGATTTATTGCCTCGGATGCTCTACCCGTTTTAAATCAGCTAG atCGTCTGTCTCGAACAGTACCTCATCTACTAATGTGGTGTTCAGAATTTATGTCCCACTTCTGTTACGGCATCATGGCACAGGCTATACGTTCAGAGGTTGATAAGCAACTGATCGAGCGTTGTAGTCGTATTATTCTCAATTTAGCACGCTATAATAGCACCACAGTGAATACTTTTCAGGAGGGCGGTTTAGTTACCATTGCCCAGATGCTTTTGCGCTGGTGCGATAAAGACAGTGAAATTTTTAACACCTTATGTACGCTTATTTGGGTATTTGCCCACTGTCCAAAAAAGCGAAAG ATTATTCACAACTACATGACCAATACAGAAGCAATCTACATGGTCCGTGAAACGAAAAAGCTTGTTGCCCGCAAGGAAAAGATGAAGCAGAATGCTCGAAAGCCATTGGTCAGTGCGTTTAGTCGTTATGAACAACAAACACCGACTTTTCAACCAAGATCTTTGCCCAGCTTAGAGCCGGATTTTGGAATTATACGAAGTAGTCCTTATACATTTATATCGTCAGTGTTTGCATTTGATACTATTTTAAGCAAGTTGAggattgatttaatttga
- the LOC117576224 gene encoding allatostatin-A codes for MNMLNTQMLLLALYCLGYVCCSPAIGAQEPSSQIGNDGDGENDMLMSAVEDGPENGGDIDKRVERYAFGLGRRAYMYTNGGAGMKRLPVYNFGLGKRSRPYSFGLGKRNDYDYDQDNEIDYRAQPLSFMGAAGRSGRQYKRTTRPQPFNFGLGRR; via the exons ATGAATATGCTAAATACTCAAATGCTCCTGCTGGCGCTATACTGCCTAGGATACGTTTGCTGTTCACCGGCCATCGGGGCGCAAGAACCCAGCAGTCAAATTGGAAatgatggcgatggcgaaAACGATATGCTGATGAGTGCCGTCGAGGATGGACCAGAGAATGGTGGTGATATCGATAAAAGGGTGGAACGCTATGCCTTTGGGTTGGGACGACGTGCCTATATGTACACCAATGGAGGCGCTGGAATGAAACGTCTGCCAGTGTATAACTTTGGACTGGGCAAGCGATCAAGACCATACTCTTTCGGTCTAGGCAAACGCAATGATTATGACTACGATCAGGATAATGAGATTGACTATAGAGCGCAGCCATTAAGCTTTATGGGTGCTGCAG GTAGGAGCGGCCGACAGTACAAGCGAACAACGCGTCCACAACCCTTCAACTTTGGTTTGGGTAGGCGTTAA